The Paenibacillus amylolyticus genome contains the following window.
TCATGGAGCTCTCCATTGAGATCCTGAGAGAGGCGGGAATACGTTTACCCAAGCCGATTGGACCTGCGATGGGCATCGTTGGCGGTTTGATTATTGGTCAAGCTGCCGTACAGGCGGGAATCATCAGTCAGTTTCTTGTCATCGTTGTTGCTGTTACCGCCATATCCTCTTTCACGATTCCTGTCTATAGTGCGGGATTAACACTACGGATTCTGCGGTTTGCTGCCATGTTTAGTGCTGCAATACTAGGTCTGTTTGGTGTCGTTATGTTCTTCTTGCTGGTGTGTACACATCTTGCACGACTCTCCAGCTTTGGAGTGCCTTATGTCGCACCAGCTGTTCCATATCACTTGAGTGATTGGAAAGATTTTGTCATTCGTGCTCCACTTAACATGATGAGAAGACGTCCAGATATGACGAATCCGGTAGATGCAGATCGCAAGAAATAGACAATCCACAGAAGGTCTGGAGGTACAACAAAGTGAATGACTCGCAAGTAAAAATTAGCACCACACAGGCTGTTGTCATCATTGTCAACTACATGCTTGGCGCGGGGATTCTGACGTTACCTCGAACGACCAGCAGGGCGGTTGGAACGCCGGACGTCTGGATTTCCATCTTGTTGTCGGGGCTTATTATTACGGGTATTGGTCTGATTTTGGTTACCCTGTGCCGCAGATTTCCTGACAAAACCGTGTTCCAGTTTACCCGGGAGATCACCGGGCGCTGGATCGCCTACATACTGGGTTGTGCGACAATTTTGTATTTTATGATCATTGCAGCATTCGAAATTAGAGTCATGGCCGATGTCACGGGCATGTATCTGCTTGAGCGTACGCCTACATGGGCTATTGTGATGGTTTTTATGTGGATTGGCATCTATATGATCTCCGGTGGGCTTGGAGTCATTATACGCGTGTTTGAGATCATCCTGCCGATTACCTTGATTATATTTGTCATAGAGATATTGCTCAGTAATCAGCTATTCGAGATTAGTAACCTTAGACCCGTATTGGGAGAGGGCATCATGCCTGTACTCAAAGGGCTGAAACCATCGCTACTCTCCTATACTGGGTACGAAGTCATGTTGGTCATTACTGCATATATGAAAGATCCGAAGAAAAGCAACAAGGCGATGACATGGGGACTGACGATCTCTACAATGATATATCTGATCACTGTTGTAATGGTCGTAGGCAGTCTATCCTTGGATGGGATTAAGACCAGAACGTGGCCAACATTGGATCTTGTCCGAAGTTTTGAGATACAGGGACTGATATTTGAACGTTTCGAATCGTTATTGCTGGTGATCTGGATTATGCAAATTTTCTCGACATTTGCCATTACCCATTACTGTGCTTCCGTAGGAATCCGGGATTTGTTTCGGGCAAAGAAGATACGCAGGATTATGTATGCCCTGCTTCCAGTCATTTATCTAACGGCAATGATGCCTAAAACAGTATTTGAAACTTTTGCACTGGGCGATATGTTAGGTAACGCATCTGTAGTTTTGTTCGCTATATTACCTCTGGTATTGCTGCTTATTAGCATGATTCGCAAAAAGGAGGCAAACACGCATGATTTCATTCCGTATGTGCTTACGAGTAACTTGTGCTGTGTTCATACTGTGTATAGTTTCAGGTTGCTGGAGCAGCCGTGAAATAGAAGATCTGAGTTTGTATGTAGGTCTCGGAATAGACGTTGGACAAGAGACCGATTTCGAGAAGAAAATTTCAGCGCAGGGTGGGCATTATCCCAAACAAAACAATGTCACAGCAACCGTTCAGATTGCCCCTGGGAATTCTAGCAGCCAAAAAAGCCAACAATCTGGTTCACCTTCTTCTGGCAAAGAGTCTTATTCTAACGAGCGGCTTACGGGAGATTCCATGCTGCAAATTTTTCGTCAGTTTGCTTTGCGGCGAGATCGTCCACTCATTGGACATCATCTGAAGGTGATCGTGATCTCCAAGGATATTGCCAAAAAGTATGGATTGATTCAATTGCTCGATTTTGTACTCCGGGATAACGATATTCGACCTAACTGTCTAGTACTGATTAGTCATCAGCGGGCGGTTGATGTGCTTACCTCAGAAGATCCTTCCCGTATTCCTGCATTTTACCT
Protein-coding sequences here:
- a CDS encoding spore germination protein — protein: MNDSQVKISTTQAVVIIVNYMLGAGILTLPRTTSRAVGTPDVWISILLSGLIITGIGLILVTLCRRFPDKTVFQFTREITGRWIAYILGCATILYFMIIAAFEIRVMADVTGMYLLERTPTWAIVMVFMWIGIYMISGGLGVIIRVFEIILPITLIIFVIEILLSNQLFEISNLRPVLGEGIMPVLKGLKPSLLSYTGYEVMLVITAYMKDPKKSNKAMTWGLTISTMIYLITVVMVVGSLSLDGIKTRTWPTLDLVRSFEIQGLIFERFESLLLVIWIMQIFSTFAITHYCASVGIRDLFRAKKIRRIMYALLPVIYLTAMMPKTVFETFALGDMLGNASVVLFAILPLVLLLISMIRKKEANTHDFIPYVLTSNLCCVHTVYSFRLLEQP